The sequence below is a genomic window from Streptomyces sp. NBC_00289.
GACCGACACGACTGCTCCTCGCACGACCGGCGCCGTTGCCGCCGGGCTCGCCACGATCACCGCCGACGGCACCGTCCTCGACACCTGGTTCCCCGCGCCCGAGCTGAACACCGAGCCCGGCCCGTCCGGCACCGAGCGGCTGTCCGCCGAGCGTGCCGTGGAACTGCTCGGCGAGGGCGCCGCGAAGGCGATCGGTCCCGACGCGCGCCGCGGCGTCGAGGTCGTCGCGGTCCGCACGGTCATCTCCTCACTCGACGAGAAGCCGACCGACGCGCACGACGTCTACCTGCGCCTGCACCTCCTCTCGCACCGGCTGGTCAAGCCGCACGGTCAGAACCTGGACGGCATCTTCGGCTTCCTGGCCAACGTCGCCTGGACCTCGCTCGGCCCGGTCGCCGTCGACGACGTCGAGAAGGTCCGGCTCAACGCCCGCGCCGAGGGCCTGCACCTCCAGGTGACCTCGATCGACAAGTTCCCGCGCCTGACGGACTACGTCGCCCCCAAGGGCGTGCGCATCGCCGACGCCGACCGGGTCCGCCTGGGCGCGCACCTCGCCGAGGGCACCACGGTCATGCACGAGGGCTTCGTCAACTTCAACGCCGGCACCCTCGGCACCTCCATGGTCGAGGGCCGCATCTCGGCCGGCGTCGTGGTCGGCGACGGCTCGGACATCGGCGGCGGCGCCTCCACCATGGGCACGCTGTCCGGCGGTGGCAACGTCCGCATCACCATCGGCGAGCGCTGCCTGGTCGGCGCCGAGGCGGGCGTGGGCATCGCGCTCGGCGACGAGTGCGTCGTCGAGGCCGGCCTGTACGTCACCGCGGGCACCAGGGTGACCATGCCCGACGGCCAG
It includes:
- the dapD gene encoding 2,3,4,5-tetrahydropyridine-2,6-dicarboxylate N-succinyltransferase, with product MTDTTAPRTTGAVAAGLATITADGTVLDTWFPAPELNTEPGPSGTERLSAERAVELLGEGAAKAIGPDARRGVEVVAVRTVISSLDEKPTDAHDVYLRLHLLSHRLVKPHGQNLDGIFGFLANVAWTSLGPVAVDDVEKVRLNARAEGLHLQVTSIDKFPRLTDYVAPKGVRIADADRVRLGAHLAEGTTVMHEGFVNFNAGTLGTSMVEGRISAGVVVGDGSDIGGGASTMGTLSGGGNVRITIGERCLVGAEAGVGIALGDECVVEAGLYVTAGTRVTMPDGQIVKARELSGASNILFRRNSVTGTVEARPNNAVWGGLNDVLHSHN